Below is a window of Desmonostoc muscorum LEGE 12446 DNA.
TGGAACTATAATTGTAACCCCACCAGCTAATGCAATATCACACTCTTCGTCAAGTAGACTTTTGCAAGCTAAGTGTAAGGCAACTAATGAAGTAGAGCAGTAAGTTTGGACTCCTACACTTGGCCCTTTTAAATTTAATTTATATGAGACATTTGTGGTCAAAAAATCTTTGTTAAAAGTATAGTTGTTGGAAATAACCCTGGAATTAACGTTATTATATATATTGTTAAAAAAGTAAGTGTTTGTGCTGACACCGCCATAAACTCCAATCAAACCATTGTATGTTTCTGGGTCATATCCAGCGTTTTCAAGAGCTTCCCAAGCACATTGTATGAATAGGCGATGTTGGGGGTCAATTAGTTCGGCTTCTTTGGGACTGTAACCAAAGAATCTAGCATCAAAATGTTCAATATCTGGTAGTATAGGCGCTGCCTTAACATAATTTTGGTCGTTTAAAACTTCTTCTTCGAGATTTAAATCTACTAAGTCATGATTGGAGAAAAATGAAATAGATTCAACTTTATTTTGGATATTCTGCCAAAACTCATCGATATTCTTTGCACCAGGGAAACGACCAGACATTCCCACTATTGCTACATCTAGATTTACTGTTGATTCTTCCATGACTTTCTTAACCAGATAAATTAACTTTGTATTTTAGTGAGTTTGCATTTTTATCTGTCTTCTTCTTTGTCCTCTATTTAGCCTTTGTTCAAAACTATTTTTATCAGATTCTTCAGGATTAAAAATATTTGCCATAGAGCTTATATTTGGACATTCATACAGCTTGGCAACAGAAAGATTTGAATCAAATTGCTTATTTAAGATGGTAATAAGTTGAATACCTATGAGGGAATCACCACCAAGCTCAAAGAAGTTATCATAAATTCCTATGCGTTCAATTCCAATAACTTCTTGCCAAATATCAACTAGTTTTTGCTCATTTTTATTTCGCGGCGCAACATAATCATTACTGAGTTCAGGTCGGGGATATTTTAATTTAGATGAATTGACAGGTTCTAAAAAATCTAATCCTGGTATTTTGTTGTCATAATTATAACGTTTGAGTACATCCAATAAGTCAGACGTAGATATTACAACTTGGGGGATTGTATTTCCCAAAATTCTGAGAAAAACTTCTACACCTTCATCAGGTAATATACCTTGTTTAAGATTTTCTAATCGCAATTCTTGGAGTCGTTGGGGTAATTCTGTGTTTACTGCCATGCCAACTTCTTGCCAAGTATCCCAATTAATGCTTGTAAGAAATCGTCCTTCTTTTCCCCCATTAGAGTGAGCATAAGCATCCAAAAAAGCATTTGCAGCGCAATAATCTACTTGTCCAAATTCCGCCACAATTGAGCTATTTGATGAGACTAAAACAAAGAAATCTAACTCAATGTTTTTAAGAATTGCATCAATAACTATTGTTCCCTTTACCTTGGGAGCCAGAATTCTTTCTGCTTCTTCTGGAGTTTTTCGTTGAATTGCACCGCCTCCAGGAACTCCAGCGGCGTGGATAACGCCATTGAGTTGACCAAATTGTTGTTTAGCTTGAACGATCGCACTTCGCATCTGTTCTGTGTTGGTGACATCAGCCGCGATCGCCAAAACTTCAGCACCCAAGTCTTCAAGTTCTTGAAGTTTGCGAATCTTACAGCTAGTTCTATCAGTCTCATCATGAGTAGACACCCATTGAGACCATTCATCTTTGTTGGGTAAAGCAGAACGTCCTACTAACAGTAATTTTGCTTGTACAGTTCGAGCTAAATATTCTGCCAAAACAAGTCCGATACCTCCGAGTCCGCCTGTAATTAAATAGACTCCTCTTTCTCGTAGTCGAGGCTTTTCAATTTTAGTTTTCTCAAAACGCACTGGCTCAAAACTCTGCACCCAACGATTCAAACCTCGATAAGCAATTAACTTTTCCGATTTATCAACTGTCAGTTCTGCAAGTAAATTTTCTATCAGTTTTTCTTCTTGCCAACTGCCATTATAAGGAAGGATAACATCAATACTACGGCAATTGATATTTGCATATTCTTGAGAAATAACTTTAACTGGGCCGAGTAAAGTTGCTTTTTCTGGACAAAGCACTTCAGTTCCTGTAACTGGCTGTAAGTTATTAGAAATAACTATGATTTCAAAATCATTAGTAGTTTCTCGTCTTCCTAAAGCTTGGGCGATAAATAATAAACTATAAAATCCCTTTATTTGGGCTAGCTCTACTTTTTGCTCAACGACAGGTGTAACATTCCACAAATGAAGTATGTTTTTTGGTAACTTATTTTTTCTGATTAATTCTTCAAATAAAACATCATAATCATGATGATTTTCTGGATTGATACTATATTCAGACTCGCCTAGTATGGTAAAGGTGTCACCTAATTTAACTGTAACTACATCTTGGTTTTGTTTTTCTAGTTGCTTGACCAAGTTGATACCGAAGCCGCACTCATCGATAAATACCAAAGTGCAAGATTTTTCAGTTCCTAATTCTTGGTTATCGAGTTGCACTGGCGGTAAAGAAGGCTTCCAAAAAGGAATATAAAACCAATCGGCTATATCAGGTTTTTTAACTAGTGAACTATGATTATTATCTTTTCCTGGCTTTTTCGCATCAATCCAATACCTTTGCCGTTCAAAAGGATAAGTAGGTAAAGGTAAACGATGACGTTGTTCTTCGCTATAAAATTCTGACCAATCTATACTGACACCAAAAAGCCACAACTGTCCCAATGTCTGCAACAAAAAGCTGACATCTGATTGTTGATTTTGAGATAAACAGATCAGTACATGTTGTTTGACATTGATATCTAAATGTTCTTTAGTTAATCTACTTAAATTTTGTTCCCGTCCTACCTCTAGAAAAACACCTTCAAACTGCTCTAAAATTTGAGATATACTATCAGATAATCTACCATTTTGTTGTAAATTTTGACACCAATAATTAAGATTTGTGGCTTGTGCATCTGTAATCCAACTACCAGTTAAATTGGAAATAAAGCGAATTCGCGGTGGATTTAGTTTAACTTTTTTTAGCCCTTGTAATTGTTCTTTATTTGCTACAATTGCTAAGGCATCTTCTAAGGAAAATACACCTGCGATCGCAGCTGCTACATATTCACCAATACCCTCACCAATCATCGCTTCTGGTAGCACACCCCATGACATCAATAACTCAGCTAGGGCGTACTCAATTACAAATAATCCTGCATTGGTGAGGCTAGGTACAGCAATTTTATCTGACTCTGAAAACAGTAAATCGCGGATATCAAGACCGAGGTGGGGTTGCAAAATTTCGGCACAATTATCTACATGTTTCCGATATGTTGCTTCAACTTCATATAATTCTCGGCTGATATTCGATACTTTTCCTGAAAATATGAAGATAACAGGATAACGAATTGGTTTAAAATGATAGTTAAAAACACGTTCTTGTTCGTGATTTTGAAGTAATTTAACTGAGTCATTCAAGTCTTGACAAACTATCATACGTCGATGGTCAAAAGCTCGACGACCTACTTGTAGGGTGTAAGCTACATCAGCCAGGTTAATATTTGGATGTTGCTGGAGGTAAGTAGCTAAATTGGCTGCCGCAGCTTCTAAAGCGGTGCTGGTTTTAGCTGATAATAATATTAACTGCCAAGGACGAGAAGCACTAGATTCCTCAATTAATGGAGCTTCTTGTAATATTACGTGGGCATTAGTTCCACCAACACCAAAAGAACTTACACCTGCTCTACGAGGTAACCCGTTAGTTTTCCACTCTGATAATTTGGTGTTGACGTAGAAGGGACTGTTAGCAAAATCTATCTCTGGATTTGGTTTGTCAAAATGTAAACTAGGGGGTATTTGTTGATGTTTTAATGCCAGGACTGTTTTAATTAAACCTGTGACACCTGCTGCTGTATCCAGATGCCCAATATTGGTTTTTACTGAACCGATAGCGCAGAAACTTTTTTGATTTGTGCTAGCACGAAAAGCTTGTGTGAGAGCCTTAATTTCAATCGGATCTCCCAAGGGAGTTGCAGTTCCATGAGCTTCAATATAAGAAATAGTATCGGCTTCAACATCAGCTAAAGCAAGTGCTTCTGAAATTACTTCTCTTTGACCATTCACACTAGGCGCCGTAAAACCAACTTTTAAAGAGCCATCATTATTGATAGCCGAACCTTTAATTACAGCATTAATAAAATCACCATCAGCAATAGCATCCTCCAATCTTTTTAACACAACAATTCCCAAACCATCGCCAAACACTGTTCCTTTAGCGTTAGCATCAAAAGTCCGGCAATGTCCGTCAGGGGAATGAAGAACTCCCTCTTGATACAGATAACCAGATTTTTGGGGTAACTTGGCTATGGAAACACCACCAGCCAAAGCTATATCACTTTCTCCATTGAGTAAACTTTGACAGGCTAAATGTACAGCTATTAATGATGTAGAGCAGTTATTCTGAACATTTATACTTGGTCCGGTAAGATTTAATTTGTAAGAAGTTTGTGTGCTTAAATTATCTTTTTCATTACCAATAAAAATATTTAAAGCATCTACCGAATCGATTAATTCTTTATTTGAAGCTAAATTTGTAAATAAATAATTACTGTTAGTGACACCAGCATAAACCCCTATTTTACCTTTGTAAGATTCAGAATCATAGCCCGCAGATTCTAAAGCTTCCCAAGCAGACTCTAAAAACAGACGATGCTGCGGATCTGTGATTTCAGCTTCTCTGGGAGTATATCCAAAAAATGCAGCATCAAATAACTCAATCCCTTCTATGAAGCTACCTACTTTCACATAATTTGGGTCATTAAGTAAAGTTAGTTCTACACCCGTAGTTTGCAGTTCTTCATCTGTAAAATGCGAAATTGATTCTACTCCATCTCGCAAATTTTCCCAAAACTTATCAACGTTGTTTGCCCCTGGAAAGCGGCCAGTTATGCCAATAATAGCTATTGCATCGTTATCATCAAAATTGTCAAATTCTTGATAATTCTTCATCAAAAAAATACCTAACTACACTTATTTTTATCAGCAACTACACCATTTCTCATTTATTTAGACCATGCTCTTGTCTTCCTCTCTGCGCCTCTGCGTCTCTGCGTGAGATAAAAAATTTTGACTCTGAGTAGCTTCTCAACAATCTGATATCTCTAAATCTAAAGCAATGTGAATTTGGTCATTTAAAACTGCATCAATATCATCTTTAGTAGTCAGTGGATTAGCAATTACCGCACGCAGCGCAGTTACAGAAATTTCTTTTTCTAAACAGGTAATTGTTTTTGTTGTCCGCGAGATAAAAGTACGACCAGCTTGGCGTTGACTTTTTTGCAGGCGTTCATTAAATATATTAATTTGTTGATTATCAGTTTCTGTTAATTGGTTTTTAACTGCAAGTTCTCTTAAAGACTCCGGAATATAACGGTAAAGAAGCAGATTTATATCCGGTTCCGATAGTAACTCAAATTCCGGCATATTATTGACACAATCAGCCATATATTGTGTTTTCTCAATTCCTGCATCAATCAAAAATTCATAACCTTTCAACCCTATCAAATGTAGTCCAGCATGTAAAAATAATGCCATACCGGGACGAGAACCTTCTAAAGCGCGTTTTCCTAAATCAAATGAACCCTTACGCATGGTGTAGCTAGCATTTTTTTCAATAGATGAAGCTAGGTGTGGTTCGCGCATAAATACCATACCAATACCCATAGGTAAATACAGCTGTTTATGTCCATCAATTGTGACTGAATCAGCCCGTTCAATACCAATAAGTTTTTGTCGATGTTGTTCGGAAAATATTAGTGGTCCACCCCAAGCTGCATCTACATGAAAATGAACATTTGCAGCTTGGGCAATATCTGCAATATCTAAAAGTGAGTCTATATTACCAGAATCTGTAGTACCGGCAACGCCAGCGATCGCAATAATATGCAAATTTTTGCTCTGACAATCTGCAACAGCTTGACGTAGGGCTGATAAATCCACTTGGTTATTACCATTAGTAGGAATTTTAATCAAACCATGCGTACCTATGCCTAATAAATCTGCTGCTTTTTCAAAAGAATAATGCATCAATTCAGAGCCAATTACCACCGCTCCTTGATAACCATAGTAATCTAAAGCTGCTGCTAAACCTGCCTTTTCTACACCTGGAAAACTCTTTTTTGCACCCAAAGATTTATTACGCGCACACCATAATGCAATAATGTTTGCTGCGGTACCTCCGGAAACCAATATGCCTAAAGTGCTTTGGCTATTTTGGACATGCTCGCTATAAAATTCGTCAGAAAAGTTATAAATTAATCTATGGATCATTGCCAAAGCCTGACGCTCGTATGGACTAAAAGCTTTGGCTGTTTCTATTTTGACAACATTCTGGTTCATTGCTGTCATCAGTTTTGCAAGAGGTCGTACAAAACAGGGTAATGCAGAGGTCATGTGACCTATAAACCGGGGTGAAGATGTATGTATTGAATGATTAATAACATTATTTGCTAAATATTCCAGATAACTATCATAATCAGCAGGATTAGTGGGAACTTGACTATCAGCAAATGTTTCTATTAATGAATTAAATTCAATATCTGAATTAGTGTTAATGGTATTTAAAAAACTATCAACCAAGGCGTCAGTCTCAACAGCCATATTAGCTTCTATAGAGACTAATTTATTAGATGGTGCAAATAATTGCATCACTTCATTTGCAACTGCATACTGTGGTGTTAGCTCATTCTTCAAAAAGAAATTTTGCTGAGTTTTTTCTTGTCTTTGCTGACTTAATGCCATTTTATACTCCACAAAGAATTTGTTATTTTAAATTTTTACTTTTGACTTGCTCTGCGGTGATTTTGTCTAGCTTCTTTGCGACGCTTAATTGAAGCAGACCTTACTTGAGGGCGGTGAGACTCTTTTTGCAAAATAGCTTCTTCATCGCTAGTTAAAAACTCAGCAAGTGAACTGATAGTTGGTCTTTCATAAATGCTGATTATCGGAATATGGGTATTTAATTCTTTTTGTAACTGTGAGATAACCTCAACACCGATTAAAGAACTACCTCCCAAATCAAAGAAGTTATCATAAATACCAATCTTTTCAATTCCTAGAACCTTTTGCCAAGTTGTCGCAACTATTTGCTCTACTTTATTACTAGCTGGAACATACTCGTTTTGTAAGTTTGCTCTGGAATGGAGTGATAAACTATCTGCATTATTTTGTAAAAATTCTCGTTTGATCCATTGCTCAATTCTGGGTTGTAATTCTCCCGCAGAAACAACAATCTGAGGAGTTTTAGTTAAACATAATACACGCCTAAAAACATCTATACCTTCTTTCCATGTCATGCGTAATTTTTCTAACGTTACTCCTACAGTCAGGTCTTGGATATCATCTTCTTGAGATTGCCAAGTATCCCAGTTCACACTAATACAAGGAAAGAAATTTATCTGGTTATGCTTGTGAGCATAGGCATCCATAAAAATATTAGCAGCAGAATACGAAGTTAACCCTAAACCTCCTAAAACAGATGATGATGAAGATGTCAATAAACAAAAATCTAGCTTTTGACCTTGCAAAACTTTTTCTAAAACAAATAGCCCATATACTTTTGGAACAAATTGTGATTGACTTTGAGTTTTAGAACTTTCTTCAATAGTGTAATAGGCATCGTCATTAATTCCTGCTGTGTGGATGACGCCATGAATTTCACCAAAGCGTTCTTTAGCTAATTCTATAGCTTTTTGCATTTGTTGTTCATTAGCTACATCCGCACTAATCGCTTGTACTTCAGCACCCAATTCCTCAAGCATCATCACTTTTTTCAGCTTTTGGCTAACTTCATTGGATTCATCATGATTTAGTAACCATTCAGACCATTGATGTTTTTCTGGTATCCCTTTTCTGCCGATTAAAATTAGCTTAGCCTGCACTGTTTTTGCTAAGTATTCTGACATTGCTAAACCAATGCGGCCAAGTCCACCAGTGATGAGATAAACACCCCCTGTCCTCAACTTAGTTTTGCTGATAATACTTTCATCTAAATGTACAGCTTCATAAGTTTTAATCCAACGATGATTGCCACGATAAGCAATTAAGTTGTCGGTTATTGGTGCTGTAAATTCTGCAAGCAGCGAGTCTATTAGTGTTGGTGATGGCTTAGTTCTAGAGTCTGGAAGTACGATATCAAAGCAACAGCAAGTTATGTTGAGATATTCTTGTGGAATTACATTGCATGGTCCTAATATAGTTGCTTTTTCAGGACATAAATTTTCGCTACCAGTGATATCATGTAGATTACTCGTGACAACCATCAACTTTATTGGGTCAATGATATTCTGTTTTGCCAAGGCTTGTGCTAGAAACAGGAGACTATCAAAACCAATATTTTGACAATCTTCAAAAAACTGATATTGTCTTTGTGGGTCTAGCTCATGACTGGGTAAAATATCGTTAGGAGTTACGCTCCAGAAATGTGCGATGATCGCTTGGCTAATCCAATTCTGTTCTTGCAGTGCTTTAAATAAACTATCATAGTCATCTCTTTGTTGGGGATTGATTGTATAACTAAAGTCATCAAGTTTAGCAAATTTATCTCCAACCCTCACAAAAATCACATCTTGACTCTGTTGTTTGAGTCGTTCGGCAATTTCGGCTCCTACTCCATAACTATCAACAAAAATTAACCAACTTAACTTTTCTTTTAGCAGTTTTTCGTGTTGAAATACCTCAACTGGTGTAGATTCTTTCCAGCGAGGAACATAAAACCAGTCAGCAATATCTGGCTTTTTATCTGAAGTTTTGGGCGACATCATTGCCAAGGTGGCATTTCGATTTACTTCAATCCAATAACGCTGACGCTCAAAGGGATAAGTAGGTAAAGGTAGGCGATGACGCTTTTCATGTGCATAAAAACCAGACCAATCAATTTTAATTCCAACTAACCAAAGCCTACCCAAGGTATTAACTAAAAACCCTACATCTGATTGCTGCTCTTGAGGATGTCTTATAGATGTTAATGTTATTACATCTGTTTGATGTTGTTTAGCCAAACTACTTAGCGTCCGCCCCGGTCCAACTTCTAACAATATTCGCTCTGGCTGTTTCAACAACTCAGAAATGCCTAAATTAAAGCATACTGGTTGCCTTAAATGCCTTGCCCAGTATTTAGGATTTGTTGCTTGAGTTGCAGTAATCCAAGTTCCACTAATATTGGATATAAAAAGAATTTTTGGAGTATGAAGTTTTACTTTTTCTAATAACTGAGTGAAAGTCTCAATGATGGGTGACATCATTTCGGAATGAAAGGCGTGAGATGTATGCAAACGCCTACAATTAACACCTATTTGTTCTAGCTTTTCTTGCAATTTATCTATTGCTTCTTGTGAACCAGACACTACACAAGAACAAGGTGCATTAATCGCAGCTAAAGAGATTTCTTTTTCTAGCAATTGTTGTATTTTTTGTTCTGGAAGCTGAACCGAAAGCATAGCACCACCAGGCAACTCTTGCATGAGTTTTCCTCGCATTGCTACTATCATCAAGGCATCTTCTAAAGCGAAAACTCCCGCTATAGTTGCAGCTACATACTCTCCGATACTGTGACCAATCATTACCTCTGGACTCACACCCCAAGCCATCCACAACTTAGCCATAGCATATTCAATTACAAACAACGCTGGTTGAGTAATTGCTGTTTGCTGTAATTTTTGTGTTGCTTCTAAAACTTCTTCTTTGCTGGGATAAAGAACTGTACGCAGGTCTATTTCCAAGTAAGGTTTAAGCAGTTTGCAGCAGTAATCAATTTGCTCTTTAAATACCCTTTCATTTTCATATAATTCTCGACCCATATTTACATATTGTGAACCTTGTCCGGAAAACATAAACACAACGGAGCGATTACAAGGTTCTTGGTAATAAGTGAAAGCTCTTTGAGGATCTTGCAATGCGTTAATTGCATCTTCTTGGTTTTGACAAACTACCATTCGGCGATGATTGAAAGTCCAGCGACCCACTTGCAAAGTATGAGCAACATCCGCAAGATTTACATCTAGATGATTTTGCAGATGATTAGTTAGATTTTCTGTAGCAGTTTCTAGTGCTGTATTCGTCTTAGCTGAAAGTAGTAATAATTGCCAAGTTCGAGAAGGACTAGAGGATTTAATGATGGGAGCTTCTTCTAAAATTATATGGGCATTTGTCCCACCAAAACCAAAGGAACTAACACCCGCACGGCGAGGAGTGCCGTTTGTTTTCCACTCTGATAATTGATTATTTACATAAAAAGGACTATTGGCAAAATCAATTTTTGGTGATGGTTCTTCAAAGTTTAAACTGGGGGGAATTTGTTTATGTTTGAAGGCTAAAACAGTTTTAATTAAACCTGCTACACCAGCAGTTGCATCTAAATGCCCAATGTTGGTTTTTACAGAACCAATGCCACAAAATCCTTTTTTC
It encodes the following:
- a CDS encoding type I polyketide synthase, coding for MKNYQEFDNFDDNDAIAIIGITGRFPGANNVDKFWENLRDGVESISHFTDEELQTTGVELTLLNDPNYVKVGSFIEGIELFDAAFFGYTPREAEITDPQHRLFLESAWEALESAGYDSESYKGKIGVYAGVTNSNYLFTNLASNKELIDSVDALNIFIGNEKDNLSTQTSYKLNLTGPSINVQNNCSTSLIAVHLACQSLLNGESDIALAGGVSIAKLPQKSGYLYQEGVLHSPDGHCRTFDANAKGTVFGDGLGIVVLKRLEDAIADGDFINAVIKGSAINNDGSLKVGFTAPSVNGQREVISEALALADVEADTISYIEAHGTATPLGDPIEIKALTQAFRASTNQKSFCAIGSVKTNIGHLDTAAGVTGLIKTVLALKHQQIPPSLHFDKPNPEIDFANSPFYVNTKLSEWKTNGLPRRAGVSSFGVGGTNAHVILQEAPLIEESSASRPWQLILLSAKTSTALEAAAANLATYLQQHPNINLADVAYTLQVGRRAFDHRRMIVCQDLNDSVKLLQNHEQERVFNYHFKPIRYPVIFIFSGKVSNISRELYEVEATYRKHVDNCAEILQPHLGLDIRDLLFSESDKIAVPSLTNAGLFVIEYALAELLMSWGVLPEAMIGEGIGEYVAAAIAGVFSLEDALAIVANKEQLQGLKKVKLNPPRIRFISNLTGSWITDAQATNLNYWCQNLQQNGRLSDSISQILEQFEGVFLEVGREQNLSRLTKEHLDINVKQHVLICLSQNQQSDVSFLLQTLGQLWLFGVSIDWSEFYSEEQRHRLPLPTYPFERQRYWIDAKKPGKDNNHSSLVKKPDIADWFYIPFWKPSLPPVQLDNQELGTEKSCTLVFIDECGFGINLVKQLEKQNQDVVTVKLGDTFTILGESEYSINPENHHDYDVLFEELIRKNKLPKNILHLWNVTPVVEQKVELAQIKGFYSLLFIAQALGRRETTNDFEIIVISNNLQPVTGTEVLCPEKATLLGPVKVISQEYANINCRSIDVILPYNGSWQEEKLIENLLAELTVDKSEKLIAYRGLNRWVQSFEPVRFEKTKIEKPRLRERGVYLITGGLGGIGLVLAEYLARTVQAKLLLVGRSALPNKDEWSQWVSTHDETDRTSCKIRKLQELEDLGAEVLAIAADVTNTEQMRSAIVQAKQQFGQLNGVIHAAGVPGGGAIQRKTPEEAERILAPKVKGTIVIDAILKNIELDFFVLVSSNSSIVAEFGQVDYCAANAFLDAYAHSNGGKEGRFLTSINWDTWQEVGMAVNTELPQRLQELRLENLKQGILPDEGVEVFLRILGNTIPQVVISTSDLLDVLKRYNYDNKIPGLDFLEPVNSSKLKYPRPELSNDYVAPRNKNEQKLVDIWQEVIGIERIGIYDNFFELGGDSLIGIQLITILNKQFDSNLSVAKLYECPNISSMANIFNPEESDKNSFEQRLNRGQRRRQIKMQTH
- the panP gene encoding pyridoxal-dependent aspartate 1-decarboxylase PanP gives rise to the protein MALSQQRQEKTQQNFFLKNELTPQYAVANEVMQLFAPSNKLVSIEANMAVETDALVDSFLNTINTNSDIEFNSLIETFADSQVPTNPADYDSYLEYLANNVINHSIHTSSPRFIGHMTSALPCFVRPLAKLMTAMNQNVVKIETAKAFSPYERQALAMIHRLIYNFSDEFYSEHVQNSQSTLGILVSGGTAANIIALWCARNKSLGAKKSFPGVEKAGLAAALDYYGYQGAVVIGSELMHYSFEKAADLLGIGTHGLIKIPTNGNNQVDLSALRQAVADCQSKNLHIIAIAGVAGTTDSGNIDSLLDIADIAQAANVHFHVDAAWGGPLIFSEQHRQKLIGIERADSVTIDGHKQLYLPMGIGMVFMREPHLASSIEKNASYTMRKGSFDLGKRALEGSRPGMALFLHAGLHLIGLKGYEFLIDAGIEKTQYMADCVNNMPEFELLSEPDINLLLYRYIPESLRELAVKNQLTETDNQQINIFNERLQKSQRQAGRTFISRTTKTITCLEKEISVTALRAVIANPLTTKDDIDAVLNDQIHIALDLEISDC
- a CDS encoding type I polyketide synthase, whose translation is MKDSEYFNNTTGLEIAIIGMSGCFPEAEDIEQFWQNLRDGVESIHRFIDQELKDLGVDAALLGDPNYVKAEGLVQGIDLFDASFFDFSPREAEVMDPSLRFFLEHSWKALENAGYSSQIYKKPIGVYAGTSFGSYLLNIYSNYDLIASVGDKQIEKATSPDYVTTLVSYKLNLQGPSYAVQTTCSSSLVAVHLACQSLLSGECDIALAGGVSISTADGYLYQEGGIESPDGHCRAFDAKAAGTVKGRGLGLVVLKRLEEAIADGDCIHAIIKGSAINNDGSDKVSYTAPSVNGQAKVIRAAQVMAEVEPDTISYIEAHGTGTSLGDPVEIAALTQAFRTKTQKKGFCGIGSVKTNIGHLDATAGVAGLIKTVLAFKHKQIPPSLNFEEPSPKIDFANSPFYVNNQLSEWKTNGTPRRAGVSSFGFGGTNAHIILEEAPIIKSSSPSRTWQLLLLSAKTNTALETATENLTNHLQNHLDVNLADVAHTLQVGRWTFNHRRMVVCQNQEDAINALQDPQRAFTYYQEPCNRSVVFMFSGQGSQYVNMGRELYENERVFKEQIDYCCKLLKPYLEIDLRTVLYPSKEEVLEATQKLQQTAITQPALFVIEYAMAKLWMAWGVSPEVMIGHSIGEYVAATIAGVFALEDALMIVAMRGKLMQELPGGAMLSVQLPEQKIQQLLEKEISLAAINAPCSCVVSGSQEAIDKLQEKLEQIGVNCRRLHTSHAFHSEMMSPIIETFTQLLEKVKLHTPKILFISNISGTWITATQATNPKYWARHLRQPVCFNLGISELLKQPERILLEVGPGRTLSSLAKQHQTDVITLTSIRHPQEQQSDVGFLVNTLGRLWLVGIKIDWSGFYAHEKRHRLPLPTYPFERQRYWIEVNRNATLAMMSPKTSDKKPDIADWFYVPRWKESTPVEVFQHEKLLKEKLSWLIFVDSYGVGAEIAERLKQQSQDVIFVRVGDKFAKLDDFSYTINPQQRDDYDSLFKALQEQNWISQAIIAHFWSVTPNDILPSHELDPQRQYQFFEDCQNIGFDSLLFLAQALAKQNIIDPIKLMVVTSNLHDITGSENLCPEKATILGPCNVIPQEYLNITCCCFDIVLPDSRTKPSPTLIDSLLAEFTAPITDNLIAYRGNHRWIKTYEAVHLDESIISKTKLRTGGVYLITGGLGRIGLAMSEYLAKTVQAKLILIGRKGIPEKHQWSEWLLNHDESNEVSQKLKKVMMLEELGAEVQAISADVANEQQMQKAIELAKERFGEIHGVIHTAGINDDAYYTIEESSKTQSQSQFVPKVYGLFVLEKVLQGQKLDFCLLTSSSSSVLGGLGLTSYSAANIFMDAYAHKHNQINFFPCISVNWDTWQSQEDDIQDLTVGVTLEKLRMTWKEGIDVFRRVLCLTKTPQIVVSAGELQPRIEQWIKREFLQNNADSLSLHSRANLQNEYVPASNKVEQIVATTWQKVLGIEKIGIYDNFFDLGGSSLIGVEVISQLQKELNTHIPIISIYERPTISSLAEFLTSDEEAILQKESHRPQVRSASIKRRKEARQNHRRASQK